From the genome of Populus alba chromosome 10, ASM523922v2, whole genome shotgun sequence, one region includes:
- the LOC118034522 gene encoding carbamoyl phosphate synthase arginine-specific large chain, chloroplastic, whose translation MNCCLNRYHCSHSLSFIHQNKASSTSSSSFSLSKPNRFRLFFSQTNYPRRITSSSSIRCCSSIVRQETEKRSVKTGAGKRTDLKKILILGAGPIVIGQACEFDYSGTQACKALREEGYDVILINSNPATIMTDPDLADRTYVAPLTPEVVEQVVAKERPDAILPTMGGQTALNLAVALAENGVLEKYNVELIGAKLDAIKKAEDRDLFKQAMENIGLKTPPSGIGSTLEECIRISEEVIGEFPLIIRPAFTLGGSGGGIAYNKEEFEAICKSGLAASLTSQVLVEKSLLGWKEYELEVMRDLSDNVVIICSIENIDPMGVHTGDSITVAPAQTLTDKEYQRLRDYSIKIIREIGVECGGSNVQFAVNPVDGEVMVIEMNPRVSRSSALASKATGFPIAKMAAKLSVGYSLDQIPNDITKKTPASFEPSIDYVVTKIPRFAFEKFPGSQPTLTTQMKSVGESMALGRTFQESFQKAVRSLECGYSGWGCAQVAELDRDLEQLKYNLRVPNPDRIHSIYAAMKRGMKVDEIHELSFVDKWFLTQLKELVDVEQYLMARSLSHLTKDDFIEVKKHGYSDKQIAFAIKSTEKEVRSQRISFGVTPSYKRVDTCAAEFEANTPYMYSSYDAECESAPTKRKKVLILGGGPNRIGQGIEFDYCCCHASFSLQSAGYETIMMNSNPETVSTDYDTSDRLYFEPLTVEDVLNVIELERPDGIIIQFGGQTPLKLALPIQQYLDKHKPLSASGAGHVRIWGTSPDSIDAAEDRERFNVIIKELNIEQPKGGIAKSEADALAIAADIGYPVVVRPSYVLGGRAMEIVYSDDKLVTYLENAVEVDPQRPVLIDKYLSDAVEIDVDALADSHGNVVIGGVMEHIEQAGVHSGDSACILPTQTISSSCLTTIQLWTTKLAKSLNVCGLMNCQYAITMGGDVFLLEANPRASRTIPFVSKAIGHPLAKYAALVMSGKSLNEIGFTKEVIPAHVAVKEAVLPFDKFPGCDVLLGPEMRSTGEVMGIDYLVALAFAKAQIAAGQKLPLSGTVFLSLNDLTKSHLERLARAFLGLGFRIVSTSGTAHFLELKGISVDRVLKMHEGRPHAGDILANGQIQLMVITSSGDALDQIDGRRLRRMALAYKVPIITTVSGALATANAIEKLKSCKIEVMALQDFFNVEPQKDDSKNLQPAASSL comes from the exons ATGAACTGTTGCTTAAACCGTTACCACTGCTCTCACTCCCTCTCTTTCATCCACCAAAACAAAGCttcctccacctcctcctcctccttttctctctcaaaacccAATCGTTTCCGCCTCTTCTTTTCGCAAACTAACTACCCGAGAAGAATCACCTCTTCTTCCTCTATTCGCTGCTGCAGCAGCATCGTCCGCCAAGAAACAGAGAAGAGGAGCGTGAAAACAGGGGCTGGAAAGCGCACCGACTTGAAGAAAATCTTGATTCTTGGTGCTGGACCCATTGTGATTGGTCAAGCATGCGAGTTCGATTACTCCGGTACTCAAGCATGCAAGGCTTTGCGAGAGGAAGGGtatgatgttattttgattaacTCCAACCCTGCCACTATCATGACTGACCCGGACTTGGCTGACCGCACTTATGTTGCGCCATTGACTCCGGAGGTCGTTGAACAGGTGGTGGCTAAAGAACGTCCCGATGCCATTTTGCCCACCATGGGAGGCCAGACAGCGTTGAATCTTGCTGTGGCTTTAGCGGAAAATGGGGTTTTAGAGAAATATAATGTTGAATTGATTGGAGCTAAACTGGATGCCATTAAAAAAGCTGAAGATAGAGATCTTTTCAAGCAGGCTATGGAGAATATAGGACTCAAAACTCCGCCTTCGGGCATTGGGAGCACGCTTGAGGAGTGCATTCGCATATCGGAGGAAGTTATTGGGGAGTTTCCTCTTATTATTCGGCCTGCTTTTACGTTGGGTGGCTCTGGAGGTGGGATTGCTTACAATAAAGAGGAGTTCGAGGCTATTTGTAAGTCAGGGTTAGCTGCTAGTTTAACCTCACAGGTTTTGGTGGAGAAGTCACTCTTGGGGTGGAAAGAGTACGAGTTAGAAGTAATGCGCGATTTGTCTGATAATGTTGTTATCATTTGCTCCATTGAGAATATTGATCCAATGGGTGTGCATACAGGGGATTCAATTACTGTGGCTCCCGCACAGACTCTGACTGACAAGGAGTACCAGAGGTTGAGAGATTATTCTATTAAGATTATAAGGGAGATTGGAGTGGAGTGTGGAGGATCTAATGTGCAGTTTGCTGTTAATCCTGTTGATGGTGAGGTTATGGTGATTGAGATGAATCCTAGGGTGTCTAGGTCTTCTGCTCTGGCTTCCAAGGCTACTGGTTTTCCCATAGCCAAGATGGCTGCTAAGTTGTCGGTGGGGTATTCATTGGACCAGATTCCTAATGATATCACAAAGAAGACCCCTGCGAGTTTCGAGCCTTCTATTGACTATGTGGTGACTAAG ATCCCCCGATTTGCATTTGAGAAGTTCCCCGGTTCTCAGCCAACCCTTACAACCCAGATGAAATCTGTTGGTGAGTCCATGGCATTAGGCCGAACATTTCAAGAATCATTTCAAAAAGCTGTTCGATCATTGGAGTGTGGATACTCAGGATGGGGCTGTGCGCAAGTTGCCGAACTTGACCGGGACTTGGAACAATTGAAGTACAACCTCCGAGTTCCAAATCCTGACCGCATTCATTCCATTTATGCAGCAATGAAAAGGGGTATGAAAGTTGATGAAATCCATGAACTGAGCTTCGTGGATAAATGGTTCCTCACCCAGCTTAAAGAGCTGGTAGATGTGGAACAATATCTTATGGCTAGGAGTTTGTCTCATCTGACAAAGGATGACTTCATCGAGGTCAAAAAGCATGGCTACAGTGATAAGCAGATAGCATTTGCTATTAAATCAACAGAGAAGGAAGTCCGGTCACAACGGATTTCTTTTGGAGTTACTCCGTCGTATAAAAGGGTTGATACTTGTGCTGCAGAGTTTGAGGCCAATACTCCTTACATGTACTCCTCCTATGATGCAGAGTGTGAATCAGCTCCCACCAAAAGGAAGaaggttttgattttaggtgGAGGACCCAACCGTATAGGTCAGGGAATTGAGTTTGATTACTGTTGTTGCCATGCATCTTTTTCCCTGCAG AGTGCAGGATATGAGACAATTATGATGAATTCAAATCCTGAGACAGTGTCCACAGATTATGACACAAGTGATCGTCTCTACTTTGAACCCTTGACAGTTGAAGATGTTCTGAATGTAATTGAATTGGAAAGACCTGACGGGATCATTATACAGTTTGGAGGTCAAACACCCCTGAAGCTGGCTCTTCCCATCCAGCAGTATTTGGACAAGCATAAGCCTCTTAGTGCCAGCGGAGCTGGGCATGTACGCATATGGGGCACGTCACCTGATTCTATTGATGCTGCTGAGGACAGAGAAAGGTTCAATGTGATTATAAAAGAGTTAAACATTGAACAACCAAAAGGAGGCATTGCTAAGAGTGAGGCTGATGCTTTAGCCATTGCAGCAGACATAGGTTACCCAGTTGTTGTCCGTCCTTCTTATGTCTTAGGTGGCCGCGCAATGGAGATAGTATATAGTGATGACAAGCTTGTGACGTATCTTGAAAATGCTGTTGAGGTGGACCCACAACGCCCTGTGTTGATAGATAAATATTTATCTGATGCTGTTGAGATTGATGTGGATGCACTTGCAGACTCACATGGTAATGTGGTGATTGGTGGGGTAATGGAGCACATTGAGCAGGCTGGGGTCCATTCAGGTGACTCAGCTTGCATCCTTCCCACACAAACTATCTCATCTTCCTGCTTGACCACAATTCAGTTATGGACTACAAAGTTGGCAAAGAGTCTGAATGTTTGCGGTCTCATGAACTGCCAATACGCGATCACCATGGGTGGGGATGTTTTTCTGCTTGAGGCAAATCCTCGTGCTTCTCGTACCATTCCATTTGTCTCAAAGGCAATTGGCCATCCACTAGCTAAATATGCTGCTCTTGTTATGTCCGGAAAGTCACTTAATGAGATAGGTTTCACAAAAGAGGTAATCCCAGCACATGTTGCTGTCAAGGAAGCAGTTCTTCCATTTGATAAGTTCCCAGGCTGTGATGTGCTGTTAGGGCCTGAGATGAGGAGTACTGGTGAGGTAATGGGTATAGATTATCTGGTTGCGCTTGCATTTGCCAAGGCTCAAATTGCTGCTGGGCAGAAGCTACCACTTTCTGGTACTGTGTTCCTTAGCTTAAATGACTTGACAAAATCCCATCTCGAAAGGCTGGCAAGGGCCTTTTTAGGACTCGGCTTCAGGATTGTTTCGACTTCTGGAACAGCTCACTTTCTTGAATTGAAAGGCATCTCAGTGGATAGAGTGCTGAAGATGCATGAGGGAAGGCCACATGCTGGTGATATTCTTGCTAATGGGCAGATTCAATTGATGGTGATCACTAGTTCTGGTGATGCACTTGATCAAATTGATGGCCGGCGATTGAGGAGGATGGCACTTGCTTATAAAGTTCCTATAATAACGACAGTTTCTGGTGCTTTGGCAACAGCAAATGcaattgagaaattaaaatccTGCAAAATTGAAGTGATGGCCCTTCAAGACTTTTTTAATGTTGAGCCACAGAAAGATGATAGTAAAAATTTGCAGCCAGCAGCTTCTTCTCTATGA